The DNA segment GGTCTATATGCTCTTTTGCAGAGTATTTCTCGGCATTTGACCAATTGATGAAATCCCATCGCCTAAACCAGGTAAGCTGACGCTTTGCATAGCGCCGGGTATTGGTTTTGATTTTTTCGATCATCTCTTCTCTGGTAAAATCCCCTTCCAGATAACTGATAACCTCTCTATAGCCCACGGTTTGCAGAGACTGTAGTTTTTTAGAATGTCCTTTATCCAATATCGATTGAACTTCTTCAACCAAACCTTGTTCAATCATTTCATCTACTCTTTGGTTGATTCGTTCATAAAGCTTTTCTCTTTCCCACTCAAGCCCAAAAACGATGGTTTTTGAATCTGGCTGTATACTAGCCTCCTGATGAAAAGAGCTAAAAGGCTTTCCTGTTTGCATCCATACATCCAATGCGCGAATGATTCGTTGTCGGTTCATTCCATCCATTCTTGGGATGTAATCCGGATCAACTTCGTTAAGCTGATTAAATAAACCCTCTATGCCTTCTTCTCCAATTCGTTGGTTTAATGCTTCTATGTTTTTTGCATTAGAATCAGGTGCGTTATCAAATGGCTGGATTAATCCTGTAAGATGAAGGGTACTTCCCCCTGCATAAATTACATGCTCTGATGTGTCCAGAACTTCTTGTTCCCATTCCCCAGCTCTTTCAAGAAATTTTACTGCACTGTCCTCTTCTTCCAGTTCCAGGTTTGAAATATTGAAATGTGAAACTCTCTCCATTTCTTCACTTGTTGGTTTTGCTGTACCGATGTCTAGATATTTATAACACTGTCTGGAATCTACCGAGATGATGGAAGTGCCTAGTTCCTCTGCTAAGAGAATCGATAAACTGGTTTTACCAGAGGCAGTAGGACCTAGTAGAATGATTCGCAATTTTTAAACAATTAGATCAATCATTTGGGTTTCCAATAAATCTACGAAGCTTTTTTGCCAGTTCTTCAATCAGTGAAGGTTCCATGAATTCGTAAATATCAGGTATATCTAAGCTTACAAGCTTTTGATTCTTTAAGTATTCTCCAAACTTTTTTCTCAGTCGATTCAAATGTGCTTTTTCCATTACATAAATCGAATCTGCCCATGTTAGTAGATCGACTGAAACAGGGTTTTCGGCATCATTATTTAACCCTGCTGATAATACGTTCAAATCTTCCCTTGTAGAGTATATTTGTTCTGCTGTAGGACTACGTAACTTGTTTTGGCTACAAATGAAAAGAATGTTTTTCTTCAATTTTTCGATCAAAATAAGACAAAAACTCATTAGTCATGCTGAATTTGTTTCAGCATCTGTGAGGAGTGGTTTTGTTTTAGAAGTCTGGTTATTCGATCTATCTACCACTACAGATCCCTGAACCTGTGCTGAACTCGATTCAGTGTCAAGTCCGGGATGACCTCTTGAAAAAGAAGTATTAAGATCTCTTCAAATCAAACTTTAAAGAAATGCGATGGGTATATCCAAGGTTACTTGAAACTCCGGCGAAGCTTGCGAAGCCATAGTCGATGTAGAATGAAGAAACTCTGAAACCAAGACCAAGGGTAGGAGAAACTGAAAACCCGGATTCCGGATCGTCTATAAAATCCGTTAATCCTGCTCTGGCAGAGATTCTTTTCTTGTAGGTAACCTCTCCACCAATATGGGGCTCAATGCTCATCCTGGAGATATTCAAATAATAAGCCTGACGATTTTCGAAAAGCAGGTTTAAATCGGCTGCTCCTACAATATCAAAATCATTTATGGAAAAGGATTTCGAGGCTCCAATACGCACTGAAGGAAGTACATACTCATTTTGACCAGAGGGAATAGAATCCCCAAATGTTTCCTGAAAAGACTGCCCGTTGGAGCCATTAAATTCCTCTTCGTTCACTGTCCACATCTTTTGCATGGTAGTCACATCCTGAATCGAAGCCCCTAAGTCTACCAAATCTGTTTTCAATTGAGCACCAACATCTAAACTATAGCCCCATGCATTTGCAAATGGACCTAAACGCTGGTGAATAATCTTTGCAGAAACCCCATAGGAAAGTCGTTCATCTCGTTTTTTGGCATAAGAAATAAAGACAGCCATATCAGCAGCGCTAAAGCGAGTGATGTAAGACTCGGCATCTTCCCTGGGCCCGCCATTAGTTCCCCTGGTATTATCCCATGCATTTAGTGTATTTGCGATATTATCTACTCCCTGTCGAAAAAAGCTAACACCAATCACTCCGCTTCCCGAAGATAATGGCATGGCAAATGAGCCATAGTCATACCCAACGATCCCACCAAAGCGCTCGGAGTGCATATAAATGATTTCAGGTCTTTCCAGGTTAGAAAGCCCGGCTACATTCCAATACCCCGCTGTAACATCATTAGCCAAAGCAGAATGAGCTCCACCCATACCTAATCCCCTGGCTCCGGCTCCTGTGCTCAGGAAATCATTTCCATACTTAGCTAAGGTAGATTGACCAAACCCCTGGGAAGAAAGGAATAAAAGAATAAGTAGCGCCGAGACAATACTTCTCATCAAATAATACTAGGCTTCAATTTAAAAATAATACAGTAGCGCTCTAACGATAAGAAAACAGGGTTATTTGAATAGTATTTTGCTGTTCTATCTGGTTGCAGAGAGAACAAGGATTTCTTAGTATAAGCACACTATTTCGAAAGGGCAATATTGGGGAAAAAATTGTCCTGAACACATTAAAAACACATTTCATGAAATTTTCTGTATCAAGTAGCGAACTTAACAAAGGCTTATCGGCAGTTATCGGTGCCGTTCCGTCAAAAGCGACCTTACCTATTTTAGAAACTATTCTTTTTGAAAGTGAGGATGGTAAACTAAAGCTTACGGCAACCGATCTTGAGATTTCTATCATCGAATACATCGAGGCTGATATTGAAGAGGATGGCGCTGTCGCTATTCCTGCCCGGCGCTTACTTGAGACGCTCCGTCAATTACCAAATATCAC comes from the Balneola sp. genome and includes:
- the miaA gene encoding tRNA (adenosine(37)-N6)-dimethylallyltransferase MiaA, coding for MRIILLGPTASGKTSLSILLAEELGTSIISVDSRQCYKYLDIGTAKPTSEEMERVSHFNISNLELEEEDSAVKFLERAGEWEQEVLDTSEHVIYAGGSTLHLTGLIQPFDNAPDSNAKNIEALNQRIGEEGIEGLFNQLNEVDPDYIPRMDGMNRQRIIRALDVWMQTGKPFSSFHQEASIQPDSKTIVFGLEWEREKLYERINQRVDEMIEQGLVEEVQSILDKGHSKKLQSLQTVGYREVISYLEGDFTREEMIEKIKTNTRRYAKRQLTWFRRWDFINWSNAEKYSAKEHIDQVFKGLESK
- a CDS encoding protein tyrosine phosphatase; its protein translation is MSFCLILIEKLKKNILFICSQNKLRSPTAEQIYSTREDLNVLSAGLNNDAENPVSVDLLTWADSIYVMEKAHLNRLRKKFGEYLKNQKLVSLDIPDIYEFMEPSLIEELAKKLRRFIGNPND